A genomic region of Microlunatus sagamiharensis contains the following coding sequences:
- a CDS encoding MFS transporter, with protein sequence MTPDADPEGRRLRVLYAAVGGGIGTLLPYLVLYLTDRGLTATGAGLVVGLMSAVGVLVIPLWGRLADGPVGVTRALQLSCALAGVASLALLAADRVVPALVLCALLLAAARAPGEALADALAVSAAGGSSDYGRVRMWASAGFAVTVGVWGLALERTGLGLVLLAYPATLVVAALSTRGMSPVHALGPLDSPGAEPTGRLLTRPVLVLLGGVLVFGVAMATAFTVLPLRIVDAGGAVWVVGVSAVVGAAAEIPLMRSSASVSARLGARRTVLLGGLLFAAAVTLYGAFAQPWVLVAASAVRGAGYALVYVGLVTAVRAAFPPRSRARGQALLQTVLMGVAPVAGASLGGFGYSHAPALPLFGATAVLALLGAGLACSRWARTPLEHVAPVEPSDAHLPLAER encoded by the coding sequence GTGACCCCGGACGCCGATCCCGAGGGGCGCCGCCTGCGCGTGCTGTACGCGGCGGTCGGCGGCGGCATCGGCACGCTGCTGCCCTACCTCGTGCTCTACCTGACCGACCGCGGCCTCACGGCGACCGGCGCCGGCCTCGTCGTGGGGCTGATGTCGGCGGTCGGGGTCCTGGTCATCCCGCTGTGGGGCCGGCTGGCCGACGGCCCGGTCGGGGTCACGCGGGCGCTGCAGTTGTCCTGCGCGCTCGCCGGCGTGGCCTCCCTCGCGCTCCTCGCCGCCGACCGGGTCGTGCCCGCGCTCGTGCTCTGCGCGCTGCTGCTCGCGGCCGCCCGCGCGCCGGGCGAGGCCCTGGCCGACGCCCTCGCGGTCAGCGCCGCGGGCGGCTCGTCCGACTACGGTCGCGTCCGGATGTGGGCCAGCGCCGGGTTCGCGGTGACGGTCGGGGTCTGGGGACTCGCGCTTGAGCGCACCGGCCTCGGGCTCGTGCTCCTCGCGTACCCGGCGACCCTCGTCGTGGCCGCGCTGAGCACGCGGGGGATGTCGCCCGTCCACGCGCTCGGGCCGCTCGACTCCCCGGGCGCGGAGCCGACCGGCCGGCTCCTCACCCGTCCGGTCCTGGTGCTGCTGGGCGGGGTGCTCGTCTTCGGCGTCGCGATGGCGACCGCCTTCACCGTCCTGCCCCTGCGCATCGTCGACGCCGGCGGCGCGGTGTGGGTGGTCGGCGTCAGCGCCGTCGTCGGCGCGGCGGCGGAGATCCCGCTGATGCGCAGCAGCGCGTCGGTCTCCGCCCGGCTCGGGGCTCGTCGGACCGTCCTGCTCGGCGGGCTGCTGTTCGCGGCGGCGGTGACGCTGTACGGCGCGTTCGCGCAGCCGTGGGTGCTGGTCGCGGCCAGCGCCGTGCGCGGCGCCGGCTACGCGCTGGTCTACGTCGGGCTGGTCACCGCGGTCCGGGCCGCCTTCCCGCCGCGGTCGCGCGCCCGGGGCCAGGCCCTGCTCCAGACGGTCCTGATGGGCGTCGCCCCGGTCGCCGGCGCGTCGCTGGGCGGGTTCGGCTACAGCCACGCCCCCGCGCTGCCGCTCTTCGGCGCCACCGCCGTGCTCGCCCTGCTCGGCGCGGGCCTCGCCTGCAGCCGCTGGGCGAGAACGCCCCTCGAGCACGTCGCACCCGTCGAGCCCTCCGACGCTCACCTCCCCCTCGCCGAGCGGTAG